In the genome of Dasypus novemcinctus isolate mDasNov1 chromosome 30, mDasNov1.1.hap2, whole genome shotgun sequence, one region contains:
- the SYDE1 gene encoding LOW QUALITY PROTEIN: rho GTPase-activating protein SYDE1 (The sequence of the model RefSeq protein was modified relative to this genomic sequence to represent the inferred CDS: inserted 1 base in 1 codon; deleted 4 bases in 3 codons) yields the protein MAEPLLRKTFSRLRGREKLPRKKSDAKERGRPGPAPPSPVPPEPEPQAPERAQAGADGTASPEAARSPARGAYLQTLEPSSRRWVLGGAKPSEEAALTPGAPGGGEPAGEIWYNPIPEDEPRIPAPGAPGPQPSPTGPDGPAPQGAAPASPPPKASRTKSPGPARRLSMKMKKLPELRRRLSLRGPRGGRERDRVTPAGSGSVISRYHLDSSVGGPRAGGGPGARGIPRAGYLSDGDSPERPAGPPSPTAFRPYEAGAAARAPPPALWGRLSLHLCGLGGLRPAPGASRRDLCCLLQVDGVARARTGPLRGGPDFLQLDHTFHLELEAARLLRALVLAWDPGVRRHRPCAQGTVLLPSVFRGCQAQQLAVRLEPQGLLYAKLTLAEQREAPGTAEPRVFGLPLTQLVERERPPGQVPLIIQKCVVQIERRGLRVVGLYRLCGSAAVKKELRDAFEQDSAAVCLSEDLYPDINVITGILKDYLRELPTPLITQPLYQVVLETMARGPPGRLPPTREGTRGLLSCLPDATLTLLLDHLRLVSSFHAHNRMTPQNLAVCFGPVLLPAAPRRPPRARVRGSGPGPSGAVDFKHHIEVLHYLLQAWPDPRRPPEAPELXPYLRPKRQPPLHLPLAGPEVVTRPRGPGGPESPPSNRYAGDWSVCGRDFLPCGRDFLSGPDYDHVTGSDSEDDDEEAAAGGPRGAADFDDFEAPFNPHLNLKDFDALILDLERELSKQINVCL from the exons ATGGCCGAGCCGCTGCTGAGAAAAACCTTCTCGCGCCTGCGGGGCCGCGAGAAACTTCCCCGGAAAAAGTCGGACGCGAAGGAGCGCG GCCGCCCGGGCCCAGCCCCCCCGAGCCCAGTCCCCCCGGAGCCGGAGCCCCAAGCCCCCGAAAGGGCGCAGGCGGGAGCCGATGGGACCGCCAGCCCCGAGGCGGCGCGGAGCCCCGCGCGGGGGGCGTACCTGCAGACCCTGGAGCCCAGCAGCCGCCGCTGGGTGCTGGGCGGGGCGAAGCCGTCGGAGGAGGCCGCGCTGACGCCGGGGGCCCCTGGCGGCGGGGAGCCCGCCGGCGAGATCTGGTACAACCCCATCCCCGAAGACGAGCCCAGGATCCCCGCGCCCGGAGCCCCGGGGCCGCAGCCGAGCCCGACGGGACCCGACGGCCCGGCGCCCCAAG GCGCGGCCCCCGCCAGCCCCCCGCCCAAGGCGTCCCGCACCAAGTCGCCGGGCCCGGCCAGGCGCCTGTCCATGAAGATGAAGAAGCTGCCGGAGCTGCGGCGCCGCCTGAGCCTGCGGGGCCCCCGGGGCGGCCGCGAGCGCGACCGGGTGACCCCCGCCGGCTCCGGCTCGGTCATCAGCCGCTACCACCTGGACAGCAGCGTGGGGGGCCCCCGGGCGGGCGGCGGT CCGGGGGCGCGCGGGATCCCCCGGGCCGGTTACCTCAGTGACGGGGACTCGCCCGAGCGCCCCGCGGGGCCCCCGTCGCCCACCGCCTTCCGGCCCTACGAGGCGGGCGCGGCGGCCAGGGCGCCCCCGCCTGCGCTCTGGGGCCGCCTCAGCCTGCACCTGTGCGGACTGGGGGGGCTGCGGCCGGCGCCGGGGGCCAGCCGGCGCGACCTCTGCTGCCTGCTGCAGGTGGACGGGGTGGCCCGGGCGCGGACGGGGCCGCTGCGCGGGGGGCCCGACTTCCTGCAGCTGGACCACACCTTCCACCTGGAGCTCGAGGCCGCGCGGCTGCTGCGGGCGCTGGTGCTGGCGTGGGACCCCGGCGTGCGGCGGCACCGGCCCTGCGCCCAGGGCACCGTGCTGCTACCCTCCGTCTTCCGAG GGTGCCAGGCCCAGCAGCTGGCAGTGCGCCTGGAGCCGCAGGGGCTGCTGTACGCGAAGCTGACCCTGGCGGAGCAGCGGGAAGCCCCGGGCACGGCTGAGCCCCGCGTCTTCGGGCTGCCCCTGACGCAACTGGTGGAGCGCGAGCGGCCCCCCGGCCAGGTGCCCCTCATCATCCAGAAGTGCGTCGTGCAGATCGAGCGCCGGGGGCTGCGG GTAGTGGGACTCTACCGTCTTTGCGGCTCTGCAGCAGTGAAGAAGGAGCTGCGGGACGCCTTCGAACAGGACAGTGCGGCGGTCTGCCTCTCCGAGGACCTGTAC CCCGACATCAATGTCATCACCG GCATCCTGAAGGATTATCTTCGGGAGCTGCCCACCCCACTCATCACCCAGCCTCTCTATCAGGTGGTGCTGGAGACCATGGCCCGGGGGCCCCCAGGCAGG CTCCCTCCAACCCGAGAGGGCACCCGCGGTCTCCTCAGCTGCCTGCCGGAC GCCACGCTGACTCTTCTCCTGGACCACCTGCGCCTCGTCTCCTCCTTCCACGCCCACAACCGCATGACCCCGCAGAACCTGGCCGTGTGCTTCGGGCCCGTGCTGCTGCCCGCGGCGCCCAGGCGCCCGCCCCGGGCCCGCGTGCGCGGCTCCGGCCCCGGCCCCTCCGGCGCGGTGGACTTCAAGCATCACATCGAGGTGCTGCACTACCTGCTGCAGGCCTGGCCAG ACCCCCGCCGGCCCCCAGAGGCTCCGGAGC GCCCGTACCTGCGGCCTAAGCGACAGCCGCCGCTGCACTTGCCGCTGGCGGGCCCCGAGGTGGTGACGCGGCCCCGCGGCCCCGGTGGCCCCGAGAGCCCCCCGAGCAACCGCTACGCCGGCGACTGGAGCGTCTGCGGGCGGGACTTCCTGCCCTGTGGGCGGGACTTCCTGTCCGGGCCCGACTACGACCACGTGACGGGCAGCGACAGCGAGGACGACGACGaggaggcggcggcgggcgggccGAGGGGCGCCGCTGACTTCGACGACTTCGAGGCGCCCTTCAACCCGCACCTGAACCTCAAGGACTTCGACGCCCTCATCCTGGACCTGGAGCGGGAGCTCTCCAAGCAGATCAACGTGTGCCTCTGA
- the ILVBL gene encoding LOW QUALITY PROTEIN: 2-hydroxyacyl-CoA lyase 2 (The sequence of the model RefSeq protein was modified relative to this genomic sequence to represent the inferred CDS: inserted 3 bases in 2 codons; deleted 1 base in 1 codon) — protein sequence MRGATAMETPAEAAPAGSLFLFLLLLACGMLVAALLGAAHRLGLLYQLRHKVDKASVRHGGECVAAVLRAHGVRFLFTLVGGHISPLLVASEKLGIRVVDTRHEGTAVFAADAVARLTGTVGVAAVTAGPGLTNTVTAVKNAQMAQSPVLLLGGAASTLLQKRGALQAIDQMSLFRPLCKFCASVRRVRDIVPTLRAAMAAAQSGTPGPVFVELPIDVLYPYFMVQKEMVPKAPXKGLVGRAVAWYLENHLANLFAGAWEPQPEGPLPLDIPQAPAQQVQRCVELLSRAKRPLLVVGSQALLPPTPADKLRAAVETLGVPCFLGGMARGLLGRNHPLHIRQNRSAALKEADVVVLAGTVCDFRLSYGRVLSRSSQIIIVNRNREEMLLNSDAFWQPREAVLGDVGSFMLKLVEGLGGQTWAPDWAEKLREADRQKERAFREKAAAPVAQHLNPVRVLQLVEESLPDDSVLVVDGGDFVGTAAHLVQPRGPLRWLDPGAFGTLGVGGGFALGAKLCXPDAEVWCLFGDGAFGYSLIEFDTFVRHKVPVMALVGNDAGWTQISREQVPCLGSNVACGLAYTDYHKAALGLGARGLLLSRENEDQVVEVLRDAQRLCREGHPVVVNVLIGKTDFRAGSIAV from the exons ATGAGAG GTGCCACTGCCATGGAGACCCCCGCGGAGGCCGCGCCTGCTGGaagcctcttcctcttcctcctgctcctggCCTGCGGGATGCTGGTGGCCGCCCTCCTGGGCGCCGCGCACCGCCTGGGGCTCCTGTACCAGCTGCGGCACAAG GTGGACAAGGCCAGCGTCCGGCACGGCGGGGAGTGCGTGGCGGCGGTGCTGCGGGCGCACGGTGTGCGCTTCCTCTTCACGCTTGTTGGCGGGCACATCTCCCCGCTGCTGGTGGCCAGTGAGAAGCTGGGCATCCGCGTGGTGGACACACGCCACGAGGGCACAGCTGTCTTCGCCGCCGACGCCGTGGCCCGCCTGACCG GGACGGTGGGCGTGGCGGCGGTGACCGCCGGGCCTGGCCTCACCAACACGGTCACCGCGGTGAAGAACGCCCAGATGGCCCAGTCCCCGGTCCTGCTTCTG GGGGGCGCCGCCAGCACCCTACTGCAG AAACGGGGCGCCCTCCAGGCCATCGACCAGATGTCCCTGTTCCGGCCGCTGTGCAAGTTCTGTGCGTCGGTGCGCAGGGTACGGGATATCGTGCCCACCCTGAGGGCCGCGATGGCCGCCGCCCAGTCGGGCACCCCGG GCCCAGTGTTCGTGGAACTGCCCATCGACGTGCTGTACCCCTACTTCATGGTCCAGAAGGAGATGGTGCCCAAGGCGCC CAAGGGCCTCGTAGGTCGAGCGGTGGCCTG GTACCTGGAGAACCACCTGGCCAACCTCTTCGCGGGAGCCTGGGAGCCTCAGCCCGAGGGGCCCCTGCCCCTGGACATCCCCCAGGCGCCTGCCCAGCAG GTTCAGCGCTGTGTGGAGCTCTTGAGCCGGGCCAAGAGGCCCCTGTTGGTGGTGGGgagccaggccctgctgccccCCACACCCGCGGACAAGCTGCG GGCTGCCGTGGAGACCCTGGGTGTCCCCTGCTTCCTGGGGGGGATGGCCCGGGGGCTGCTGGGCCGCAACCACCCCCTCCACATCCGGCAGAACCGCAGCGCCGCCCTGAAGGAGGCTGACGTGGTCGTCCTGGCAG ggACCGTGTGCGACTTCCGCCTGTCCTACGGCCGTGTCCTCAGCCGCAGCAGCCAGATCATCATCGTCAACCGCAACCGGGAAGAGATGCTGCTCAACTCGGACGCCTTCTGGCAGCCCCGGGAGGCCGTGCTGG GGGACGTGGGCTCGTTCATGCTGAAGCTGGTCGAAGGCCTCGGGGGACAGACGTGGGCCCCTGACTGGGCCGAGAAGCTGCGGGAGGCCGATCGGCAGAAGGAGCGGGCCTTTCG GGAGAAGGCGGCGGCGCCTGTCGCCCAGCATCTGAACCCGGTGCGGGTGCTGCAGCTGGTGGAGGAAAGCCTGCCAGACGACTCGGTGCTGGTGGTGGACGGCGGGGACTTCGTGGGCACCGCCGCCCACCTGGTGCAGCCCCGCGGTCCCCTGCGCTGGCTCGACCCTG GGGCCTTCGGGACTCTGGGAGTTGGCGGAGGATTCGCGCTCGGGGCCAAGCTGT CGCCGGATGCCGAG GTGTGGTGCCTGTTTGGGGATGGAGCCTTTGGCTACAGCCTCATTGAGTTTGATACTTTTGTCAGACACAAG GTCCCAGTCATGGCCCTGGTGGGGAATGATGCCGGCTGGACCCAGATTTCTCGGGAGCAGGTGCCCTGTCTCGGCAGCAACGTGGCCTGTGGCCTGGCCTACACCG ATTATCATAAGGCGGCTCTGGGCCTGGGGGCCCGGGGCTTGCTGCTCTCGCGGGAGAACGAGGACCAGGTAGTCGAGGTGCTGCGGGACGCTCAGCGGCTGTGCCGAGAGGGCCACCCGGTCGTCGTCAACGTCCTCATTGGGAAGACGGACTTCCGCGCCGGCTCCATTGCTGTGTAG